In one Sphingomonas sanguinis genomic region, the following are encoded:
- a CDS encoding DUF1800 domain-containing protein, with the protein MARIASWLLLTSALMAPVPASAADTARDAAWAERLGWGPSAASDTGPAPGSDAWLRHQLDDRLDPLPPAVQAQIDAMRISKERVAALVVETDAMQRDLKAITDPDQKKAAREAYQKAMNGLADEARQRFVLRALYSPDQLRERMTWFWFNHFNVQAGKRDIRAMVGDYEETIRAHALGRYRDLLEATLRHPAMLRYLDNDQNAKGKINENYAREIMELHSMGVSSGYSQQDVQELARILTGVGVDQKPDAPKLKPALQPLYIRAGLFEFNPARHDFGTKHFLGHTIQGSGFGEVEQALDLIAESPATAHHVSLKLATYFMGDHPPPVLVDRMAATFRKTHGAIAEVLKTMIRSREFSGSLGSGFKDPVGYTLSAVRLAYGDRAITNPQPVVGWIRQMGEGLYDHETPDGYDLASAAWSAPGQMATRFDIARQLGNGAARLFQPADAAPGTPPPPAPVPMLKDSPILAARMPTLGKPTLTALGQARSPAEWNALYFSSPEFMHR; encoded by the coding sequence ATGGCGCGGATCGCTTCCTGGCTGCTACTGACATCGGCGCTGATGGCCCCGGTTCCGGCCTCTGCCGCCGACACCGCGCGTGATGCGGCCTGGGCCGAACGGCTGGGCTGGGGACCGTCCGCTGCGTCCGATACCGGCCCCGCACCGGGCAGCGACGCATGGCTGCGCCATCAGCTCGACGACCGGCTCGATCCCCTGCCCCCGGCGGTGCAGGCGCAGATCGATGCGATGCGCATCTCGAAGGAACGCGTCGCCGCGCTGGTGGTCGAGACCGACGCGATGCAGCGCGACCTGAAGGCGATCACCGACCCCGATCAGAAAAAGGCCGCGCGCGAAGCCTATCAGAAGGCGATGAACGGTCTGGCCGACGAGGCGCGGCAACGCTTCGTCCTGCGCGCGCTCTATTCGCCCGATCAGCTGCGCGAGCGGATGACCTGGTTCTGGTTCAACCATTTCAATGTCCAGGCGGGCAAGCGCGACATCCGCGCGATGGTCGGCGATTATGAAGAGACGATCCGCGCCCATGCGCTGGGCCGGTATCGCGACCTGCTGGAGGCGACGCTGCGCCACCCGGCGATGCTGCGCTATCTGGACAACGACCAGAACGCCAAAGGCAAGATCAACGAGAATTATGCGCGCGAGATCATGGAGCTGCACTCCATGGGCGTCAGCTCCGGCTACAGCCAGCAGGACGTGCAGGAGCTGGCGCGCATCCTGACCGGCGTCGGCGTCGACCAGAAACCCGATGCGCCGAAACTGAAGCCCGCGCTTCAGCCGCTCTACATCCGGGCGGGATTGTTCGAGTTCAATCCGGCCCGCCACGATTTCGGCACCAAGCATTTCCTGGGTCACACCATCCAAGGCTCGGGCTTCGGCGAGGTCGAGCAGGCGCTGGACCTGATCGCGGAGAGTCCTGCGACCGCGCATCATGTCTCGCTGAAGCTGGCGACCTATTTCATGGGCGACCATCCGCCGCCCGTACTGGTCGACCGGATGGCGGCGACGTTCCGCAAGACGCATGGTGCCATCGCCGAGGTGCTGAAGACCATGATCCGCTCGCGCGAGTTTTCGGGGTCGCTCGGCAGCGGGTTCAAGGACCCGGTCGGCTACACGCTCTCGGCGGTGCGGCTGGCCTATGGCGACCGCGCGATCACCAACCCGCAGCCGGTGGTCGGCTGGATCCGCCAGATGGGCGAAGGGCTGTACGATCACGAAACGCCCGACGGTTACGACTTGGCGAGCGCCGCCTGGTCCGCGCCGGGGCAGATGGCGACGCGGTTCGATATCGCGCGGCAGCTGGGGAACGGCGCGGCGCGGCTGTTCCAACCCGCCGACGCCGCACCGGGCACCCCGCCCCCGCCCGCCCCCGTGCCCATGCTGAAGGATTCGCCCATCCTCGCCGCGCGCATGCCGACGCTGGGCAAACCGACGCTGACCGCGCTGGGCCAGGCGCGCTCCCCGGCGGAGTGGAATGCGCTCTATTTCTCGTCACCCGAATTCATGCACCGATAG
- a CDS encoding DUF1501 domain-containing protein: MRIPHMHRRDLLLGAAAMAPMVMAGRAFAAPQAGSRLLVVFLRGAYDAVNIVVPSGSDFYHQSRPTIALPKPDPANPNAPLPLDADWALHPALKDSILPLWQAKQIAFVPFAGTDDMSRSHFETQDTIELGQPVGGHRDYGSGFMARLAGILGTGDKPIAFTDQLPLCFRGGDDPIPNLALANVGKPIDQRQAALIQSMYAGHPELARSVSEGFTVRDTVYKTLDQEMKAASRGAVSAKGFALSAQRIGTLMRDRFNLAFVDVGGWDTHVNQGGATGYLADRIGDLGRGLASFAQAIGPDAWRSTTVVVVSEFGRTFRENGDRGTDHGHGSIYWVMGGGVSGGRMAGEQVALSAATLNQNRDLPVLTDYRTLIGGLVQRQFGLSGDRLASLFPDTRPVDLKLV, translated from the coding sequence ATGAGGATTCCCCATATGCACCGCCGCGACCTGTTGCTGGGCGCCGCCGCCATGGCCCCCATGGTGATGGCAGGCCGCGCCTTTGCCGCACCGCAGGCAGGCAGCCGGTTGCTCGTCGTGTTCCTGCGCGGTGCCTATGACGCGGTGAACATCGTCGTGCCCAGCGGCAGCGACTTCTACCACCAGTCGCGCCCGACCATCGCACTGCCCAAGCCCGATCCGGCCAATCCTAACGCGCCGCTGCCGCTCGACGCCGACTGGGCGCTGCACCCCGCGCTGAAGGACTCCATCCTGCCCCTCTGGCAAGCGAAACAGATCGCCTTCGTGCCGTTCGCGGGCACCGACGATATGAGCCGCAGCCATTTCGAGACGCAGGACACGATCGAGCTGGGCCAGCCGGTCGGCGGGCATCGCGATTACGGCTCGGGCTTCATGGCGCGACTGGCGGGCATATTGGGCACCGGCGACAAGCCGATCGCCTTTACTGACCAGTTGCCGCTGTGTTTCCGGGGCGGCGACGACCCGATCCCCAATCTCGCGCTCGCCAATGTCGGCAAGCCGATCGACCAGCGTCAGGCCGCGCTGATCCAGAGCATGTATGCCGGGCACCCGGAGCTGGCCCGCTCGGTCAGCGAGGGCTTTACCGTGCGCGACACCGTCTACAAGACGCTGGATCAGGAGATGAAGGCCGCCAGCCGGGGGGCCGTCTCCGCCAAGGGCTTCGCCCTGTCGGCGCAGCGGATCGGCACGCTGATGCGCGACCGGTTCAACCTGGCGTTCGTCGATGTCGGCGGCTGGGACACCCATGTCAATCAGGGTGGCGCGACCGGATACTTGGCCGACCGGATCGGCGATCTGGGACGGGGCCTCGCCAGCTTTGCGCAGGCGATCGGGCCGGATGCATGGCGCAGCACGACGGTCGTCGTCGTGTCGGAGTTCGGCCGCACCTTCCGCGAAAATGGCGACCGGGGCACCGATCACGGCCATGGCAGCATCTATTGGGTGATGGGCGGCGGCGTCTCGGGCGGACGCATGGCGGGCGAACAGGTCGCCCTGTCCGCCGCCACGCTCAACCAGAATCGCGATCTGCCGGTGCTGACCGATTACCGCACGCTGATCGGCGGGCTGGTCCAGCGGCAGTTCGGGCTGTCAGGCGACCGCCTCGCGTCGCTGTTTCCCGACACGCGCCCGGTCGATCTGAAACTCGTCTGA
- a CDS encoding Rrf2 family transcriptional regulator — protein MPTSTRFVVSLHMLALMAEHGDTPLRSEDIAVSVNSNAAVVRALLLRLAAAGLTRSQLGNRGGAMLAKPSSGIRLVDVYQAVEDRNFFAFHRQPPEGEGMIDRHITSSLESILTPVREALEEKLAGLTLDDVLDDIRARAGVETLESDEFQIDRARVGKQRREAVA, from the coding sequence TTGCCGACCAGTACTCGTTTTGTCGTCTCGCTGCATATGCTCGCGTTGATGGCGGAGCATGGCGACACGCCGCTGCGCTCCGAGGATATCGCGGTCAGCGTCAATTCCAACGCCGCCGTGGTGCGCGCGCTGCTGCTGCGGCTGGCGGCGGCGGGGCTGACCCGCTCGCAACTGGGCAATCGCGGTGGCGCCATGCTCGCCAAGCCATCGTCCGGCATCAGGCTGGTCGATGTATACCAGGCGGTCGAGGACCGGAACTTCTTCGCCTTCCACCGCCAGCCGCCCGAGGGCGAGGGCATGATCGACCGGCATATCACCTCGAGCCTGGAGTCGATCCTGACCCCGGTGAGGGAGGCGCTGGAGGAAAAACTCGCCGGACTGACGCTGGACGACGTGCTCGACGATATCCGCGCGCGGGCCGGGGTCGAGACGCTCGAGTCAGACGAGTTTCAGATCGACCGGGCGCGTGTCGGGAAACAGCGACGCGAGGCGGTCGCCTGA
- a CDS encoding glutaminyl-peptide cyclotransferase, translating to MIRALLSLAFTLALPAAAQQAVPPAPTPPPIEKPGLVKAYPHDPTAFTEGLLIADGSLYESTGREGESFIRQVDLATGKKLRRATVPDGLFGEGIVAWGPELRSVTWHGGRGFRWSRPALKKLGEWRYDGEGWAMTDDGHHIILSDGTPRLRFLDPATMKVVRTLDVTVNGRPLKYLNELEYIDGQIWANVWMTPYIVRIDPATGVVAGVVDLGDLVAREGLTDRDSVPNGIAYDRAKHRIFVTGKNWPELFEIRLPNAAR from the coding sequence ATGATCCGCGCCCTCCTATCACTGGCCTTCACGCTGGCTCTGCCCGCCGCCGCGCAACAGGCGGTGCCGCCCGCACCGACCCCGCCGCCGATCGAAAAGCCGGGCTTGGTCAAGGCTTATCCGCACGACCCCACCGCCTTTACCGAAGGGCTGCTGATCGCCGACGGCAGTCTGTACGAAAGCACGGGGCGTGAGGGGGAGAGCTTCATCCGCCAAGTCGATCTGGCGACCGGCAAGAAGCTGCGCCGCGCGACCGTGCCCGATGGCCTGTTCGGCGAGGGGATCGTCGCCTGGGGGCCGGAGCTGCGCAGCGTCACTTGGCATGGCGGACGCGGGTTTCGCTGGAGCCGCCCGGCGCTCAAGAAGCTGGGTGAGTGGCGCTATGACGGCGAAGGCTGGGCGATGACCGATGACGGGCATCACATCATCCTGTCGGACGGCACGCCGCGCCTGCGCTTCCTGGACCCCGCGACGATGAAGGTCGTCCGCACGCTGGACGTGACGGTCAATGGCCGGCCGCTCAAATATCTGAACGAGCTGGAATATATCGACGGGCAAATCTGGGCCAATGTCTGGATGACGCCCTATATCGTGCGGATCGACCCGGCGACGGGCGTGGTCGCGGGGGTGGTCGACCTGGGCGATCTGGTCGCGCGCGAGGGGCTGACCGATCGGGACTCCGTCCCCAACGGCATTGCCTATGACCGGGCGAAGCACCGCATCTTCGTGACCGGCAAGAACTGGCCCGAACTGTTCGAGATTCGCCTGCCCAACGCCGCGCGCTGA
- a CDS encoding helix-turn-helix domain-containing protein has product MITAIREVRRAKGMTLDDVARACSPPTTPQTIGRLEMGTRTVSLPWLNRIAAALGCTPADLVTLPIRETLPVAALLGPRGAVAPRSARSVSPPCATPGMLAVTVSGAVGDYRAGDELWCEPLGPDRFADAMNRDILVPRAAGGYVFARLAGVMPDALHLLPLEPGAAGVTIAAPAWIARVARLVRTL; this is encoded by the coding sequence ATGATTACCGCGATCCGCGAGGTGCGCCGGGCCAAGGGGATGACCCTGGACGATGTCGCCCGCGCCTGCTCTCCCCCCACCACGCCGCAGACGATCGGGCGCCTGGAGATGGGGACGCGCACCGTGTCGCTGCCCTGGCTGAACCGGATCGCCGCCGCTTTGGGTTGCACACCCGCCGATCTGGTGACACTGCCGATCCGCGAGACCCTGCCGGTCGCGGCGCTGCTCGGCCCGCGCGGGGCGGTGGCGCCGCGCAGCGCGCGTTCGGTGTCGCCGCCCTGCGCGACGCCGGGGATGCTGGCGGTGACGGTCAGCGGTGCGGTGGGCGACTACCGTGCGGGCGATGAGCTCTGGTGTGAGCCGCTGGGTCCCGATAGGTTCGCCGATGCCATGAATCGCGATATCCTCGTGCCCCGCGCCGCCGGTGGCTATGTCTTTGCCCGGCTGGCGGGCGTGATGCCGGACGCGCTGCACCTGTTGCCGCTGGAGCCGGGCGCGGCGGGGGTGACGATCGCCGCGCCCGCCTGGATCGCGCGGGTGGCGCGGCTGGTGCGCACGCTATGA
- the dapF gene encoding diaminopimelate epimerase yields MRFAIVKCHGSGNDFPMIDARDLSLGEAEWAGVARALADRRGPVGGDGLLLLVPGDARAAFGMVMRNSDGSEAETCLNGVRCVARAGFEALGIEEATVRLKTSHADAVHDADLAPGVYTVRETAGPAGLSTAAWPIHGAPERLVEAVLPMLDADKRFTAVTMPNPHLVHFVEAVDEAELVRLGEICEAAPDWLPHRANVSFVEVRGESLFVRTFERGVGLTDSCGSAMAASTYAACLTGRIAWDRPTVVFNRGGLVRAFAGQDGMVTLSGNATYEWAGSVEVDLTTETASDLVVERHFPDEIAAWDAAKRG; encoded by the coding sequence ATGCGGTTCGCGATCGTCAAATGTCATGGATCGGGCAACGATTTCCCGATGATCGATGCGCGTGACCTTTCGCTGGGCGAGGCCGAATGGGCGGGCGTCGCGCGGGCGCTGGCCGACCGGCGCGGGCCGGTGGGCGGCGACGGCCTGTTGCTGCTGGTCCCCGGCGACGCGCGCGCGGCGTTCGGCATGGTGATGCGCAACAGCGACGGCAGCGAGGCGGAAACCTGCCTCAACGGCGTGCGCTGCGTCGCGCGCGCGGGGTTCGAGGCGCTGGGGATCGAGGAGGCCACCGTCCGGTTGAAGACCTCGCACGCCGATGCGGTGCATGACGCGGATTTGGCGCCCGGCGTCTATACGGTGCGCGAAACCGCCGGTCCCGCCGGCCTGTCCACCGCCGCCTGGCCGATCCACGGCGCCCCCGAGCGGCTGGTCGAGGCGGTGCTGCCGATGCTCGACGCCGACAAGCGCTTTACCGCCGTCACCATGCCCAATCCGCACCTCGTCCATTTCGTCGAGGCCGTGGACGAAGCCGAACTCGTCCGGCTGGGCGAAATCTGCGAGGCCGCACCCGACTGGCTGCCCCACCGCGCCAACGTGTCTTTCGTCGAGGTGCGCGGGGAGTCGCTGTTCGTCCGTACCTTCGAGCGCGGGGTCGGACTGACCGACAGTTGCGGCAGCGCGATGGCGGCGTCGACCTATGCGGCCTGCCTGACGGGGCGAATCGCCTGGGACAGACCGACAGTGGTGTTCAACCGCGGCGGCCTGGTCCGTGCCTTTGCGGGGCAGGACGGGATGGTCACGCTGTCGGGCAATGCGACCTACGAATGGGCGGGTTCGGTAGAGGTCGACCTGACGACCGAAACGGCGAGCGATCTGGTGGTGGAACGGCACTTCCCCGACGAGATCGCCGCCTGGGATGCCGCCAAGCGGGGGTGA
- a CDS encoding oxygenase MpaB family protein yields the protein MLPVRRQIADQIRDVVGSRDLDLTRPPGDDGLFGPGSATWAVHGDFTAMMAGGIASLLIQMLHPAALAGVWDHSDFRRDMAGRLRRTAGFISVTTYGATEAAERMIARVRAVHDRVGGTLPDGTPYSANDPHLLTFVHAAEVDSFLRAHRTYRDPDFSDAEADRYLAEMAGIARRLGAEQVPENRRELARFLDSIRPELRVDARTRAVARTLLNQPAPSPALAPVSNWLTQAGTALLPDWAARLHGLDGYGAVRPAIRAGTRGLGGAIRWALAG from the coding sequence ATGCTTCCCGTCCGCCGCCAGATCGCCGACCAGATACGCGACGTGGTGGGCAGCCGCGATCTCGACCTGACCCGGCCGCCGGGCGATGACGGATTGTTCGGTCCCGGCTCCGCGACATGGGCCGTACACGGCGATTTCACCGCGATGATGGCGGGCGGGATCGCTTCGCTGCTGATCCAGATGCTGCATCCCGCCGCGCTCGCGGGCGTATGGGACCATAGCGATTTCCGCCGCGACATGGCCGGGCGGCTGCGGCGGACGGCGGGGTTCATCTCGGTCACCACGTACGGCGCGACCGAGGCGGCCGAGCGGATGATCGCGCGCGTGCGGGCAGTGCATGACCGGGTCGGCGGCACCCTGCCCGACGGCACGCCCTATTCGGCGAACGACCCGCATCTGCTGACCTTCGTCCATGCCGCCGAGGTCGACAGCTTCTTGCGCGCGCACCGCACCTATCGCGATCCCGATTTTTCCGATGCCGAAGCGGATCGCTATCTCGCCGAAATGGCGGGGATCGCCCGGCGGCTGGGCGCCGAGCAGGTGCCCGAGAACCGGCGCGAACTGGCGCGCTTCCTCGATTCGATCCGCCCCGAACTGCGCGTCGATGCGCGGACGCGGGCGGTGGCCCGCACTCTCCTAAACCAGCCCGCGCCCAGCCCCGCGCTAGCGCCGGTCAGCAACTGGCTGACCCAGGCGGGGACCGCATTGCTGCCCGATTGGGCGGCGCGGCTGCACGGACTGGACGGCTATGGCGCGGTCAGACCGGCGATCCGGGCGGGCACGCGGGGGTTGGGCGGCGCGATCCGCTGGGCGCTGGCGGGTTAG
- a CDS encoding NAD(P)(+) transhydrogenase (Re/Si-specific) subunit beta gives MPPAPLAPAVETVAANPWVSLAYLVAGVCFILALRGLSSPTTSQRGNRFGMIGMAIAMVTTLVTHVPLGGVSGAHGPSLAFDGDFVDLVTAFEILAAIGLGAAIGITTARRIAMTAMPQLVAAFHSLVGLAAVAVACAAFLNPVAFDIADMVVPMIGQPFASIHVVSRVEMALGVAIGAITFSGSVIAFLKLNGNMGGKPILLPGRHALNAGLLGAIVILVAMFTRDQAPWIFWTITILSFAIGFLLIIPIGGADMPVVVSMLNSYSGWAAAAMGFTLHNSAMIITGALVGSSGAILSYIMCRAMNRSFISVIAGGFGASDAGGAGGGAAVDRPWKRGSAEDAAFLMSQAEQVVIVPGYGMAVAQAQHVLREMGDLLKKEGVRVKYAIHPVAGRMPGHMNVLLAEANVPYDEVFELEDINAEFAQTDVAFVIGANDVTNPAAKTDKSSPIYGMPVLDVEKAKTVLFIKRSMGGVGYAGVDNELFYRDNTMMLLADAKKMVEEIVKALG, from the coding sequence GTGCCGCCCGCGCCGCTCGCCCCTGCGGTCGAGACCGTTGCCGCCAATCCCTGGGTTTCGCTCGCCTATCTGGTAGCGGGGGTGTGCTTCATTCTGGCGCTGCGCGGGCTGTCCAGCCCGACGACCAGCCAGCGGGGCAATCGCTTCGGCATGATCGGCATGGCGATCGCCATGGTGACGACGCTGGTGACCCATGTTCCGCTAGGCGGCGTGAGCGGTGCGCACGGCCCGTCTTTGGCGTTCGACGGTGACTTCGTCGATCTGGTCACGGCCTTCGAAATCCTCGCCGCGATCGGCCTGGGCGCGGCTATCGGCATCACAACCGCCCGCCGTATCGCGATGACCGCGATGCCGCAGCTGGTTGCCGCCTTCCACTCGCTCGTCGGTCTCGCCGCCGTCGCGGTCGCCTGTGCCGCCTTTCTGAATCCGGTCGCCTTCGACATTGCCGATATGGTGGTGCCGATGATCGGACAGCCCTTTGCCAGCATCCATGTCGTCAGCCGGGTGGAGATGGCGCTGGGTGTCGCGATCGGCGCGATCACCTTTTCAGGCTCGGTGATCGCCTTCCTGAAACTCAACGGCAATATGGGGGGCAAGCCGATCCTGCTGCCCGGTCGCCACGCGCTGAACGCGGGGTTGCTGGGTGCGATCGTGATCCTGGTGGCGATGTTCACGCGGGATCAGGCGCCGTGGATCTTCTGGACGATCACCATATTGTCCTTCGCCATCGGCTTCCTGCTGATCATCCCCATCGGCGGCGCGGACATGCCGGTCGTGGTGTCGATGCTGAACAGCTATTCGGGCTGGGCGGCCGCCGCGATGGGCTTCACCCTGCACAACAGCGCGATGATCATCACCGGCGCGCTGGTCGGCAGCTCGGGCGCGATCCTGTCCTATATCATGTGCCGGGCGATGAACCGCAGCTTCATCAGCGTGATCGCGGGCGGCTTCGGCGCGAGCGATGCGGGGGGCGCTGGCGGCGGCGCGGCGGTCGACCGCCCGTGGAAGCGCGGCAGCGCTGAGGATGCGGCCTTCCTGATGAGCCAGGCCGAACAGGTCGTCATCGTCCCCGGCTACGGCATGGCGGTGGCGCAGGCGCAGCACGTCCTGCGCGAGATGGGCGACTTGCTGAAGAAGGAAGGCGTGCGCGTCAAATACGCCATCCATCCGGTCGCGGGCCGGATGCCCGGCCATATGAACGTCCTGCTCGCCGAGGCGAATGTGCCTTACGACGAGGTGTTCGAGCTGGAGGACATCAACGCCGAATTCGCCCAGACCGATGTCGCCTTCGTGATCGGCGCGAACGATGTAACCAACCCGGCGGCCAAGACCGACAAGTCCTCGCCCATCTACGGGATGCCGGTGCTCGACGTCGAAAAGGCCAAGACGGTGCTGTTCATCAAGCGCTCGATGGGCGGCGTCGGCTATGCTGGGGTCGATAACGAGCTATTTTATCGCGATAATACGATGATGCTGCTGGCGGACGCGAAGAAGATGGTCGAAGAGATCGTCAAGGCACTCGGCTGA
- a CDS encoding proton-translocating transhydrogenase family protein, which yields MDFIAILSIFVLACFVGYYVVWSVTPALHTPLMAVTNAISSVIIVGALIAAAASSGATGSGVAKWLGLGAVVLASINIFGGFAVTQRMLAMYRKKEKRS from the coding sequence ATGGACTTCATAGCGATCCTGTCGATCTTCGTGCTGGCGTGTTTCGTCGGTTATTATGTCGTCTGGTCGGTGACGCCCGCGCTGCATACGCCGTTGATGGCGGTCACCAACGCCATCTCCTCGGTCATCATCGTCGGCGCGCTGATCGCCGCCGCCGCGTCTTCCGGCGCGACGGGATCGGGCGTGGCCAAATGGCTGGGGCTGGGCGCGGTGGTGCTGGCCAGCATCAACATCTTCGGCGGCTTTGCGGTGACACAGCGGATGCTCGCCATGTACCGCAAGAAGGAGAAGCGCTCGTGA
- a CDS encoding endonuclease domain-containing protein, which produces MMTLPEVLLWQQLRGELRGAPGGLRFRRQHPVGCYVADFYCSKARLIVEVDGAIHGVEARPIRDTARDRYLNENGYRVMRIGAADILRDAEAVAASIVSLAAAPLHHSPSASGPPPRTGED; this is translated from the coding sequence ATGATGACGCTGCCGGAAGTGCTTCTTTGGCAACAGCTACGCGGTGAGCTACGCGGTGCGCCCGGCGGTTTACGATTCCGGCGACAGCATCCTGTCGGATGTTACGTTGCCGATTTTTATTGCTCGAAAGCGCGCCTGATCGTCGAAGTCGACGGCGCCATACATGGCGTCGAGGCACGGCCTATTCGCGACACGGCGCGCGACCGATATTTGAACGAAAACGGGTACAGGGTCATGCGGATCGGAGCCGCCGATATCCTACGCGATGCCGAGGCGGTGGCCGCTTCGATCGTCTCGCTGGCGGCGGCCCCCCTCCACCACTCGCCTTCGGCGAGCGGTCCCCCTCCCCGTACCGGGGAGGATTAA
- a CDS encoding NAD(P) transhydrogenase subunit alpha: MRIAVLRETAPDEARVAATPETVRKLTALGATLAVERGAGMAAGIADSDYEQAGGEVGERAEMLTGAAIVLAVQAPDPATLAGAAPGAWVVAAFDPFRRAETVSAYAAAGLEALAMDWMPRITRAQSMDILSSQSNLAGYKAVLEAASAYGRAFPMMMTAAGTIPAARVFVMGVGVAGLQAIATARRLGAQVSATDVRSATREQIQSLGAKPIFVEGVAGIEGEGTGGYAGETSEEYRRAQAELVAGHIAKQDIVITTALIPGRPAPRLVTDAQIATMRPGSVIVDLAVEAGGNVEGAVAGEVVERHGVRIIGHRNMPSRLAADASALFARNLHNFLAAFWDKEAGRPVLDAEIGDAIRLTQGGQVVNPRLSA; encoded by the coding sequence TTGCGCATCGCGGTCCTGCGCGAAACCGCCCCCGACGAGGCGCGGGTCGCTGCTACGCCGGAAACCGTCCGGAAGCTGACCGCGCTGGGCGCGACGCTGGCGGTGGAGCGGGGCGCTGGCATGGCGGCGGGCATCGCCGACAGCGATTACGAACAGGCAGGGGGCGAGGTCGGCGAACGCGCAGAGATGCTGACGGGCGCCGCGATCGTGCTGGCGGTGCAGGCACCCGACCCCGCGACGCTGGCGGGTGCCGCGCCCGGTGCGTGGGTCGTCGCGGCGTTCGATCCGTTCCGTCGCGCCGAGACGGTGTCGGCCTATGCGGCGGCGGGGCTGGAGGCGCTGGCGATGGACTGGATGCCGCGCATCACCCGCGCCCAGTCGATGGACATCCTGTCGTCCCAGTCCAATCTGGCGGGGTATAAGGCGGTGCTGGAGGCGGCGAGCGCCTATGGTCGCGCCTTTCCGATGATGATGACCGCGGCGGGCACGATTCCCGCCGCGCGCGTCTTCGTCATGGGCGTGGGCGTCGCGGGGTTGCAGGCGATCGCGACCGCGCGGCGACTGGGGGCGCAGGTGTCGGCCACCGATGTCCGCTCGGCCACCCGCGAACAGATCCAGTCGCTGGGGGCCAAGCCGATCTTCGTCGAGGGCGTGGCGGGGATCGAGGGCGAGGGCACCGGCGGCTATGCGGGCGAGACGAGCGAGGAATATCGCCGCGCGCAAGCCGAACTGGTCGCCGGGCATATCGCCAAACAGGATATCGTCATCACCACCGCGCTGATCCCCGGCCGCCCCGCGCCCCGCCTCGTCACCGATGCGCAGATCGCGACGATGCGGCCCGGCAGCGTGATCGTCGACCTGGCGGTCGAGGCGGGCGGCAATGTCGAGGGTGCGGTGGCGGGCGAGGTGGTCGAGCGGCACGGCGTCAGGATCATCGGCCACCGCAACATGCCCAGCCGGTTGGCGGCGGACGCCTCGGCGTTGTTCGCACGCAATTTGCACAATTTCCTCGCGGCCTTCTGGGACAAGGAGGCCGGGCGGCCGGTGCTCGACGCCGAGATCGGCGATGCGATCCGGCTGACGCAGGGTGGACAGGTGGTGAACCCGAGGCTTTCAGCATGA
- a CDS encoding aa3-type cytochrome c oxidase subunit IV yields the protein MAANDTGTGEMKAHVATYDLMIGMLKWGAVVAAILVAIVLWLIA from the coding sequence ATGGCGGCCAACGACACCGGCACCGGCGAGATGAAGGCGCATGTCGCCACCTATGACCTGATGATCGGGATGCTCAAATGGGGCGCCGTCGTCGCTGCCATCCTGGTGGCGATCGTCCTCTGGCTGATCGCCTGA